The sequence below is a genomic window from Silvanigrella paludirubra.
TGAAGTTTAGAATATGTTGAGTTAGAAAGTAGACACTTTTAAAGTGAACATTCATAAATTCATCAAAAATTTCTTCTGTTACTTTTTCCATTGGTACAGTTGCACCCATTCCTGCATTATTTACTAAGAAATCTATTTTTTCTTGGTTCCATTCGCTTTTAAGAAGATCTTTTAAAGATTCAATAAATGGATTGATAGATTTAAAATTGTTCATGTCTAGCTTCATTGTTCTGGCTTTAATTCCAAAAGATTCTGTTTCTTTAGCTACATGAAGTGCTTTTTCTTCTTGATCTCGATATGTAATGATTAAGTCTGTCTTTGCTTCCGCAAGACGTAGGGCTATCTCTCGACCGATTCCTCGGCTTGCTCCTGTAACAAGAGCAATTTTTTTAGTCATGATAATTGACTCCTAATTTAAAATAATTATTTTTTCACAATACAATAGAATGTTGTCATATTCAATAAGATACTTACTTCAAAGCATTTGAAGTTTAAATAAATTTACGAGTTTGCCATTTTAACTTAATGTGATCCAACTATTTTACTTATGTTGTATATCTCTATAAAATAAAATTAAATTTATCGTACATAATGGATTTTAATAAAATTGATGGAGAGCATTTAAAATGAATGTAAATAAACTTGCATTTCAAAAAAAATATGGACCTTGGGCTATAGTTACAGGAGCCTCAGATGGCATTGGTCGAGCAATGGCAATTGAAATTGCTAATTTGGGGCTGAATTTAATCATTGTGGCACGAAATCACGAACGTTTAGAAGCTTTGGGAAATGAAATACAAAAGGAATATAAAGTAACTGTTAAAGCAATAGCAATTGATCTTTCTATCATAAATTCCGTTAAAAACTTAAATTCGCAAATTGAAGAATATGAAATTGGATTGTTTGCTGCAATCGCTGGTTTTGGAACGTCAGGTTATTTTTTTAAAGCGAACATAAATGATGAATTAAATATGATAGATGTGAATTGCCGAAGTGTTGTAGAACAAACTTATTATTTTGCGAATAAGTTTATTTCTCAAAAGAGAGGTGGAATTATATTAATGGGTTCATTAGTAGGCTTTCAAGGTGTTCCATTTGCTTCTAATTATTCAGCAACTAAATCTTTTATTCAAAATTTTGCAGAAGGGATCTATTTTGAATTAAAGCCATTTGGTGTCGATGTTCTTTGTTCAGCCCCTGGTCCTGTTCTTTCGGGTTTTGGAGCCCGTGCTAAAATGAAAATGGGGAACTCTTCTTCTCCTGAAGAGGTTGCTAAAGAAACAATTTTAGCATTAGGTGAGAAGCTTACAGTTCGTCCTGGATTTTTATCTAAATTTTTAGGTTGGTCTTTAATTATTTTACCTAGATTACTTAGAATTTTAATAATGAGAATGATTATGAATAATATGATTCAATTAAACTCGAAGTAATGATTCTATTCTTTTTTTTAAAAATATCAAAGTTAAAAGTCTTAATAAATAATTTATATTAGTTGGCTTAAGATATTGTAATGAAATAAATTTAAAATATTGATCTATTTTTTTATTTTTTGTTTTTATTTTACTTAAATAATTAAAAATAACTTAACATGATGTTTTTAAATAATTAATGCTTGTTTGTTATTTTTATATAACATAATATTTTATTATAAATAATTGTGGTTACAAAAAATTAAATACATAAAAATAATAAACTAGCTTTATTTTTTTATGTATTTAATTTTATCTAATAAAGTATATTCTAAAAAATGTGAAATTTAATCAAAAGAGTTTAAAGTTTTGTTAAAAACATCAGGTCCTAATTCTTCAGATAATGAAAAATTTGTCTATTAACTTTATTTTATCCAAGACAGCTATTAATATGTTTTCTCTTTTAATATTTCTGAAATAAAATATTTTAGGACAAGAAATCTTCGATCTAAAAAAAAGTGATTTTTCCATTGAGAAGGTGAAAATAAAAATTTATCATCGGTGTAAACTTTTTTTATTAAAATTTGAGGGTATATACCAATGAAACTGAAACTGATTTTGGCGTTCTCCACAACTTATTTTAGCTTGGTATCTAGTTTAGTTGCATTTGCAGGAAATAATCAAAAAAGTGTACGTTGGACTTATAAAGAAGATAACAATAGTGACTTCGTACACATCATTGATGTGATCAATCAAAAAACTGGTTTTGCCCTTTCAGTCTCCGATTTTTCGATGTTGGAAAGTCGTAAACTTGCAAAGTACAATTATCTCATGCTCACTCAATTACAAAATGGTTTACCAATTGAGGGGAACACTTTACGTATCTGGACGAATAACCAAGGAGAGCTTTTCCAGGTTGAAGCTCAAGTGAGCGATAAATCTTCTTCTGAGTTATCAAAACAAAGTCTCTCCATGAGTCCAGAGACCGTTCAAGCACTTCTTGCATCTGACACAACAATGGATTTAGTGCGAAAAGAAGTTTTTAACCATCCTGATGATAAACAGATTCGAAATGTGCAGTGGAAAGATGTAATCGAAAAAGATAAGGTTCTCCGTATTGTTAAAGTTAAAGGAAAGCGCGGAACACACCTTATTAAAATTGATCCTATTGGAAAGAAAGTTGTTGATCATCTTTATGAAGAGTTTCCAAACGCGGACAATGACATCAAGACGATAAGTATTCCTGTGCACATTTATCCAATTTATGAAGAAGTTGAGAAAACCAATGAACTGATGCCTCGTGTACCTGCCTATTTACGCAATCTAGTTAGCAAGATCCACAAAGCGGATTCGGATCCTTACTCACCCCTTCGTAGTATGAAATACCTTTATTCCATGCTTGATCCATTTAAAGGATTAACCGCTGCTGGTCGCAAAGATGGTTTTTGGGCTCCCACATATGTTAAGAGACAAGGAAATGCAATTCTAAATTCATTACCATTGGTTGATAACAATTTTGCTTCTGGTTTTGTACTTGAGGGGAAATTTACTTCAATCAACATTCATCCTGAAGCAATTAAGCAATTCAACGGGAAGTTATCTTTCAAACCGAAATTTTCAGGGCAGTTCCGTTTTGATTACCGTGACGATGAAATGATTCCAACCGCTACTTACCACGGCAAACCATTTGCTTCACGCAAAGAAATTGAGCATGTCGACGCTGTTCGTCTTCCTGATAATAATGTTCTTGAGTACTTGAACAATGGTTTCGACAGCATCCAAGTTTACTGGGCTGTGGATCAATTATTTGAGACGCTACATAAAAGTGGGTTTAATGATCCAGAATTATCTACAAGACCGTTCCATGCATTCTTATATGACCCCGATATTTCCATGAAAAATAATGCCTATTATACCGACGACACAATTAATTTTACAACTTATTCTCCCAATCAAGGTAACATGGCCCGTGATAATACCACGATTTGGCACGAACTTGGTCACGGTGTTATGGATCGTTTGATGGGAGATTTTATTAATTTAGCAGGTACCGGTGGACTTAGTGAAGGTATGGCGGATTTTGTTGCCCAAATGGTATTGCACGATGTTACGGGCGCAAGTTCATTCCCAGGTTTATCCGACATGCGTATTATTAACCAAACAGGATTTTTCTTGACCAACGAAGTGCATGACGATGGCGAAGCGTTTGGTGGTACCATGTATGATATTTTAACATCTTCAGAAAAGAAATTTGGAATCTATAACGGACTTCAAATGATGACGGACTTAACTTTAGATGCGATGCGACTTAGTAGAAATCACCCAGCTCTCGGAGAAAAAGAATGGTTTGATCATATGCTATTTGCTGATGAACTTGGCAATGGTAATGTTCGTAAAAGTGGTGACCTTAGGCCGCTCATTCTTGCTGCGTTAGCAAAGCGTAATTTTAGTATGGATAGCAATTCTCACGCTGAATTTGTTTTCAAAGCGAATGGTAATGATGTGATTGCGGGGCAACCTGGTTCACGTTCTAAACCTATTCCTATTACATTGAAACCTGGTGATACAAAAGCTTTCAATCTAACTGTTCAATTAAAAAATTCTGCATTCTACAAATTTAAATTTCCAGTGAAAGTAAGAGTTAGTTTAGACGGTGGGCCGATTCAGGGTGCAATACACTGGAAAGATGAAGAGCGTTCTCCTATTGTTTACACTCTGAAATCT
It includes:
- a CDS encoding SDR family NAD(P)-dependent oxidoreductase, which produces MTKKIALVTGASRGIGREIALRLAEAKTDLIITYRDQEEKALHVAKETESFGIKARTMKLDMNNFKSINPFIESLKDLLKSEWNQEKIDFLVNNAGMGATVPMEKVTEEIFDEFMNVHFKSVYFLTQHILNFMNSGGRVINLSSGTTRFSNPGYSVYASMKGAIEVLTKYIAKEYGVKGIRANVVAPGPVETDFNNAIIRNNPQIKGLLSSFSPLGRVGETQDIGGVVAFLCSDAGSWINGQRIEVSGGINV
- a CDS encoding SDR family NAD(P)-dependent oxidoreductase; this encodes MNVNKLAFQKKYGPWAIVTGASDGIGRAMAIEIANLGLNLIIVARNHERLEALGNEIQKEYKVTVKAIAIDLSIINSVKNLNSQIEEYEIGLFAAIAGFGTSGYFFKANINDELNMIDVNCRSVVEQTYYFANKFISQKRGGIILMGSLVGFQGVPFASNYSATKSFIQNFAEGIYFELKPFGVDVLCSAPGPVLSGFGARAKMKMGNSSSPEEVAKETILALGEKLTVRPGFLSKFLGWSLIILPRLLRILIMRMIMNNMIQLNSK